The genomic stretch GCGATTGATACTCTTTGCTGTTGCCCAATCGATAGGGATAAAGAATTTCGATTAAATAAATCAGCTTCTAGTCCAACTTTTTCTAATAAAGTCTTCGCAACTAAAACGGAATCATTCTTACTATAGTTACCATTTAATTTTAGCCCATACAAAATATTATCCTCTACGGTTCCTTCAAATAGAGATGGAGTTTGTAAGATCATGACCGCACTTTTTCGTAGATTTTGAGGCGTCATTTTATGAATTGATTGCCCATCTATATGGATTTCACCTTTACTAATCGTTTGTAGTCGATTTAGTGCACGAAGTAAAGTCGATTTTCCAGCTCCTGAAGTTCCTATTAAACAAAAGATTTCGCCTTTTTTAGCCACAAAACTGATATTTTTAAGGATTGAACTACCGTTAATGTCTACGCATACTTCGTTGATTAATAATGTCATTTTAACCTCACCTCTTACTAAGCCTTAAAAACTAAGGTGCCCTTAATAGGACACCTTTTTAGTAAATAATTAGATTATTTTTCTTCCGCGGCCGTGTGGGATGCAAAGTGGTGTTCCAAACAATGGGTCCTTTACAATATCACAGTTCATACAAAAAACATCGCAAATTAAATCTTGGTTTATGATTTTCTCTGGGTCCCCTTCTGCATAAACTTCTCCGCCTGAAATCGCAACTACATTATGTGCATAACGACATGCTAAATTAATATCATGTAGTACCATAACAATTGTACGTTGCTCTTTTTCATTTAATTCATAAAGTAAGTCTAAAATCTCAATTTGATGTGTTAAATCTAAATATGTTGTTGGTTCATCCAATAGAATTGTATCTGTGTCTTGAGCCAAAGTCATCGCAATCCAAGCACGTTGGCGTTGCCCTCCAGATAGCGAATCTACTAATTGATCTTTCAAATCGTACATATTTGTTATTTTTAAAGCATTATTTACTTTTTCTTCATCTTCTTTAGACCACTGTTTTAACCAAGTTTGATACGGGTATCTCCCTTGTTTCACTAATTGAAATACTGTTAAACCTTCAGGTGCAATGGGACTTTGTGGTAGGATAGAAAGATTTCGAGCAATTTCCTTTGTAGGCCTTTTACTTATTTCTTTTCCATCAAGTAAAATCGTTCCACTTTTTGGTTGTAGTAATCTTGCAAGGGATCGAAGTAAAGTTGATTTTCCACAACCATTTGCTCCAATTAAAACCGTAATCTTCCCTTTTGGAACTTGAAAGTTTAATTCATTTATAATTGTACGATCATCATACGATAACGTTAATTTTTCTGTTTCTATTGCGCTCGTTGACATCTTATCACCTTTTTCCAGTCTTAAATAATAAATAGATAAAATATGGTGCGCCAATTACGGCCGTAAAAACACCAGCAGGGATTTGAATCGGACTAAACGCTGTTCTTCCGATTGTATCAGCCGCTAATACCATAATTGCCCCAATGATTCCAGATAAAGGAATTAATACACCGTAAGAAGCACCAACTAATTTGCGAGCAATATGCGGCGCAATTAATCCAACAAATGCGATTGCTCCTGCAAATGCAACTGCACCTGCTACTAATGCTGTACTAATAAATAATAAAATTAAACGATTCTTCTCTACTTGAACTCCTAAACTTGTTGAAACATCGTCTCCAAGTTGTTGTGTATTTATATGTCTAATAAACAATAAAGCTAGCACAATAAAAATGAAAGTCCAGACTGATATGATTTTAACTTGTTCCCAGTTTGCTCCGTATACGCTCCCTGTTAACC from Arthrobacter citreus encodes the following:
- a CDS encoding ABC transporter ATP-binding protein — its product is MSTSAIETEKLTLSYDDRTIINELNFQVPKGKITVLIGANGCGKSTLLRSLARLLQPKSGTILLDGKEISKRPTKEIARNLSILPQSPIAPEGLTVFQLVKQGRYPYQTWLKQWSKEDEEKVNNALKITNMYDLKDQLVDSLSGGQRQRAWIAMTLAQDTDTILLDEPTTYLDLTHQIEILDLLYELNEKEQRTIVMVLHDINLACRYAHNVVAISGGEVYAEGDPEKIINQDLICDVFCMNCDIVKDPLFGTPLCIPHGRGRKII
- a CDS encoding amino acid ABC transporter ATP-binding protein, giving the protein MTLLINEVCVDINGSSILKNISFVAKKGEIFCLIGTSGAGKSTLLRALNRLQTISKGEIHIDGQSIHKMTPQNLRKSAVMILQTPSLFEGTVEDNILYGLKLNGNYSKNDSVLVAKTLLEKVGLEADLFNRNSLSLSIGQQQRVSIARALAMKPNILLCDEITSALDPQSTLHIQDLLVNLKVEENMSIILVTHNMDLVQQIADRVGLLIDGKLVEVSTVNEFFNNPSTELGKNFLSTIA